In one Leptospira levettii genomic region, the following are encoded:
- a CDS encoding helix-turn-helix domain-containing protein produces MPPQAASLFASGQTGKEWMETILPSLWAELCTEFELASGVVVLKAEDEDSFYESASFGYGEDGFYYSFLNRGSAQWETLMTSREPVFFSGKEFPLFGKSTNAMSIRINAKESIGFLLVEFEGETSYSVLALLSLFAEKIGKEWSGNKPPTDRFTPKDSDVSYLYFRDKIPNLESAVQRFGSEKLVSIFGAPGSGKKSLAKWIHLNKFSGAPFLVVESVPDHFGKFEKALQEWGTESNFGSLVFTNPEHFSLGQQQILADWWAKSGFKGNLFLLGDSNASDEVLPEFVQMLRKNPVYLPSLNHLPKPTFSKIIHSIFQELCHDQNRSDLTLSQAGEEELLNRVYRENFVELRSAILSGILTCRTKMVDVPDLLAGRNRMDIEIPDAEDLDLRRGIEALERQKILLAMRIFSGNQIRMAKALGISRGSLQYKMKQLGLM; encoded by the coding sequence ATGCCCCCTCAAGCCGCTTCCTTGTTTGCATCCGGCCAAACAGGCAAAGAATGGATGGAAACGATCCTTCCTTCTTTGTGGGCAGAGTTATGTACCGAGTTTGAATTGGCCTCTGGGGTTGTGGTTCTCAAAGCAGAGGACGAAGATTCTTTTTATGAGTCGGCAAGTTTCGGATATGGAGAGGACGGGTTTTATTATTCGTTTCTGAATCGTGGTTCTGCACAATGGGAGACTCTCATGACTTCCAGGGAACCTGTTTTTTTCTCTGGGAAGGAATTCCCTTTATTTGGAAAATCAACGAATGCAATGTCGATCCGGATCAATGCGAAGGAAAGCATTGGTTTCCTCCTCGTCGAATTTGAAGGCGAAACATCCTATTCTGTTTTGGCTCTCCTTTCCCTTTTTGCAGAAAAAATTGGTAAAGAGTGGAGTGGCAACAAGCCACCAACGGATCGTTTTACACCGAAAGATTCTGATGTTTCCTATCTCTATTTCAGAGACAAAATCCCCAATCTAGAATCAGCAGTCCAGCGGTTCGGATCAGAGAAGTTGGTTTCTATTTTTGGAGCTCCTGGATCGGGGAAAAAAAGTCTAGCAAAATGGATCCATCTTAACAAGTTTTCTGGTGCTCCCTTTCTCGTTGTAGAATCCGTACCTGATCATTTTGGGAAATTTGAAAAAGCCCTCCAGGAGTGGGGAACTGAGTCAAATTTTGGAAGTTTGGTATTTACGAACCCAGAACATTTTTCCTTGGGGCAACAACAAATCCTTGCGGATTGGTGGGCAAAGTCGGGGTTCAAAGGTAACCTTTTTCTCTTAGGTGATTCAAATGCAAGTGACGAAGTCCTTCCTGAATTTGTCCAAATGTTACGAAAAAATCCAGTCTATTTGCCTTCATTAAACCATTTGCCAAAACCTACGTTTTCCAAAATCATCCATTCCATTTTTCAAGAATTATGCCACGATCAAAATCGTTCCGATCTTACGCTAAGCCAGGCAGGTGAAGAGGAACTTCTCAATCGAGTTTATAGAGAAAATTTCGTCGAATTGAGGAGTGCGATTCTCTCTGGAATTTTAACTTGTCGTACCAAAATGGTAGACGTTCCTGATCTTTTGGCAGGCCGTAACCGGATGGATATTGAGATTCCAGATGCCGAAGATTTAGACTTGCGGCGAGGGATCGAAGCCTTAGAAAGGCAGAAGATTCTTTTGGCAATGCGTATCTTTTCGGGAAACCAAATTCGAATGGCAAAGGCTTTGGGAATTTCGAGAGGGTCTCTCCAATACAAAATGAAACAACTTGGTTTGATGTAA
- a CDS encoding helix-turn-helix domain-containing protein, translating to MTDIIDSGVWAGLSHAAKTLYPVLLKFSDYNFKPVWPNTETLMRLTGFKTKKSIVTAKKELTQAGLLYQVPGSGRTSTRYHFSFHYEGSRITPLGDMSIHLRGTEPETAGGVNLPTKGVTDGSPNHINITISNTNHVPETKDQSESKRDSKEGKKDFETLVDLFGPEIALEAYRKAVDLHMESNVSYVQTLCRELVSAQRKEVLNSGQDSGNESILPHPASWSGFLAWASKQLTESSFRQLEKIQVTTDGNVIIVSSPILGHLRQIIQMYFTERVKPVVLVVFTEKEEGSRVGEIR from the coding sequence ATGACCGACATCATCGATTCTGGTGTCTGGGCAGGGTTATCTCATGCTGCAAAGACGTTGTATCCTGTGCTTTTAAAATTCAGTGACTACAACTTCAAACCCGTTTGGCCAAACACAGAAACCCTTATGCGCCTAACAGGATTCAAAACCAAAAAATCCATAGTGACTGCCAAAAAAGAATTAACACAAGCAGGCCTACTCTACCAGGTTCCAGGGAGTGGAAGGACATCCACAAGGTATCATTTTTCTTTCCACTATGAGGGTTCCAGAATTACCCCTCTGGGAGATATGTCGATACACCTCAGGGGAACCGAACCGGAGACCGCTGGGGGAGTCAATTTACCCACAAAGGGGGTTACGGATGGATCCCCTAACCATATTAATATAACTATATCCAATACAAACCATGTACCAGAGACAAAGGACCAAAGCGAAAGTAAAAGAGATTCGAAAGAAGGGAAAAAAGACTTCGAAACTCTTGTCGATTTATTTGGCCCTGAAATTGCTTTAGAAGCTTATCGCAAAGCAGTGGACCTCCATATGGAATCGAATGTTTCCTATGTCCAAACTCTCTGTAGGGAATTGGTGAGTGCCCAGCGAAAAGAAGTGCTTAATTCTGGGCAAGATTCAGGAAATGAATCTATTCTGCCCCACCCAGCTTCCTGGTCTGGGTTTTTGGCTTGGGCATCGAAACAATTGACAGAATCTTCCTTTCGGCAGTTGGAAAAAATCCAGGTGACAACCGATGGAAATGTAATCATCGTTTCCTCTCCGATTCTTGGGCATTTACGCCAAATCATCCAAATGTATTTTACGGAACGAGTGAAACCAGTTGTGCTCGTGGTTTTTACAGAAAAAGAAGAAGGCTCACGTGTCGGTGAAATTCGATAG
- a CDS encoding ParB/RepB/Spo0J family partition protein, with protein sequence MSLKSKRLGTLADIYQAENLDGTIRTIRMDRIQPSEYQPRQERKKGIEELAQTLKADGLLQPIIVSKGEKEGSYKIIAGERRYHAAKSLGWVEIECKILNRPDKEIYKLAVIENLQRENLSPYEEVDALLFLKNSYQYTDQELGDLFGKSRSYMTEVLSITSMSKADLEKCKKNEIYNKNLLVQAAQAAKKGSLDEFLTLYHKGALKTVKDAKDFNKQVKTGDGTNQKSSPLSGYKIRRTSSGIQIQSEDEILLGDIYKFIRKELSKKYGDSA encoded by the coding sequence GTGAGCTTAAAAAGTAAACGCCTAGGAACTCTCGCTGACATTTACCAAGCCGAAAATTTGGATGGAACCATTCGTACGATCCGAATGGACAGGATCCAACCTTCCGAATACCAACCGAGGCAAGAACGAAAAAAAGGGATCGAAGAATTAGCCCAGACCCTAAAAGCGGATGGCCTTTTACAACCCATCATCGTGTCAAAAGGGGAAAAAGAAGGTAGTTATAAGATCATTGCCGGGGAGAGACGGTACCATGCTGCAAAATCCTTAGGATGGGTGGAGATTGAATGTAAAATCTTAAACCGACCCGACAAAGAAATCTACAAACTGGCTGTCATCGAAAACCTACAGAGAGAAAACTTATCCCCCTACGAAGAAGTAGATGCCCTTCTCTTTTTAAAAAATTCCTACCAATACACGGACCAGGAATTGGGTGACTTATTTGGAAAAAGCCGCAGTTACATGACGGAAGTCCTTTCGATTACATCCATGTCCAAAGCAGATTTGGAAAAATGTAAAAAAAATGAAATTTATAATAAAAACCTGCTCGTACAAGCCGCCCAAGCAGCAAAAAAAGGAAGTTTAGATGAATTTCTCACCTTGTATCACAAAGGTGCACTCAAAACCGTAAAAGATGCAAAAGACTTCAACAAACAAGTAAAAACGGGTGATGGGACAAATCAAAAATCCTCCCCTCTTTCTGGCTACAAAATCAGACGGACCAGTAGTGGGATCCAAATCCAATCCGAAGACGAGATTTTACTGGGAGACATTTATAAATTCATCAGAAAAGAACTCTCGAAAAAGTATGGTGACTCGGCATAA
- a CDS encoding ParA family protein — MITIAVANQKGGEGKTTTSLNLAMGLARRNLKTLLIDMDPQANSTGIFLNPETVEKDLAHLFQNSANIKDIIAPAYNKHLWIAPSSMRLAEMETVSVNSVEAPYILRDSLSGLKDFDFVIIDCPPSLSIFTVNSLVAANYVLIPLQAEKFSMDGIMGLQQTISSIKKRINPDLEILGALITQLKPQTLLTKTILPVLTKYFRIFEHTISDGVAIGESHLAKKSVYDYNRSSRQSQEYEGFIEEVLSELKK, encoded by the coding sequence ATGATCACCATTGCAGTTGCAAATCAGAAAGGCGGAGAGGGTAAAACAACTACTTCTTTGAATCTTGCCATGGGATTGGCTCGCCGAAATCTCAAAACTTTACTCATCGATATGGACCCACAGGCAAATTCTACAGGAATTTTTTTAAATCCTGAAACTGTCGAAAAGGACCTTGCCCACTTATTCCAAAATTCAGCGAACATAAAAGATATCATTGCTCCTGCATATAACAAGCATTTGTGGATAGCTCCATCTAGCATGCGTTTGGCGGAAATGGAGACAGTTTCCGTAAACTCGGTAGAGGCACCTTACATCCTCAGGGACTCACTTTCCGGACTTAAGGATTTTGACTTTGTCATTATTGACTGCCCACCCTCCCTCTCTATTTTCACAGTGAACAGTTTGGTAGCCGCTAATTATGTTTTGATCCCACTACAAGCGGAGAAATTTTCGATGGATGGGATTATGGGCTTACAACAGACCATCTCCTCGATCAAAAAGAGGATCAACCCCGACTTGGAAATTTTAGGTGCCCTCATCACCCAATTAAAACCCCAAACATTATTAACTAAGACAATCCTACCCGTACTCACAAAGTATTTCAGGATTTTTGAACATACGATTTCTGATGGAGTTGCGATCGGCGAAAGCCATTTGGCCAAAAAATCAGTCTACGACTACAACCGGTCTTCCAGACAATCCCAAGAATACGAAGGTTTTATCGAGGAGGTTTTAAGTGAGCTTAAAAAGTAA